From the genome of Rarobacter incanus, one region includes:
- a CDS encoding formate/nitrite transporter family protein: MLNLVETLELQDYNATKKANGIAAPWRFLVQAMLAGAYIGVGVIIMVTAAGPLLANGSGWAKMVSGLVFPVALTLVVVAGGELVTSSMMTLTQGWARRAIDGKQWGMTLGFTFLANFAGAWVFSVFVWMSKVAGPETPGGQMLESMLKAKAHESGYEMFGRGVLCNVLVCLAIWSVARLKSETAQLIVVFWCIMAFITSGFEHVVANMTTYAVGMLSGYEGATVGHYATNMLYVGLGNLVGGAMVGLAYVSSTKRKEKIKDEAAPAA; encoded by the coding sequence GTGCTGAACTTAGTCGAGACCCTTGAACTCCAGGACTACAACGCCACCAAGAAGGCGAACGGCATTGCGGCGCCGTGGCGATTCCTGGTGCAGGCCATGCTCGCGGGCGCCTACATTGGCGTCGGCGTGATCATCATGGTCACTGCCGCGGGGCCGCTGCTTGCCAATGGTTCCGGCTGGGCGAAGATGGTCAGCGGATTGGTCTTTCCGGTCGCGTTGACCTTGGTCGTCGTCGCCGGCGGCGAATTGGTAACCTCGTCGATGATGACGCTCACGCAGGGTTGGGCGCGCCGTGCCATCGACGGCAAGCAATGGGGAATGACGCTCGGGTTCACGTTCCTGGCGAACTTCGCCGGCGCGTGGGTCTTTTCCGTGTTTGTGTGGATGTCTAAGGTCGCGGGCCCGGAAACGCCGGGTGGGCAGATGCTGGAGAGCATGCTCAAGGCCAAGGCGCACGAATCCGGTTACGAGATGTTCGGCCGCGGGGTGCTTTGTAACGTGCTGGTGTGCCTTGCGATCTGGTCGGTTGCCCGCCTCAAATCCGAAACCGCGCAGCTCATTGTCGTGTTTTGGTGCATCATGGCCTTCATTACCTCCGGGTTCGAGCACGTCGTGGCGAACATGACGACCTACGCCGTGGGGATGCTCAGCGGCTACGAGGGCGCAACCGTCGGACACTACGCGACGAACATGCTCTACGTGGGCCTGGGGAACCTGGTCGGTGGCGCGATGGTGGGGCTGGCGTATGTAAGTTCGACGAAGCGGAAAGAAAAGATCAAGGACGAGGCCGCCCCCGCCGCCTAA